The Fodinicurvata sp. EGI_FJ10296 nucleotide sequence TGTGCTTCGTGCTGGCAGCGGGCACCTATATCACGCCGCTGATCCTGGGCGGCCCCCGCGACGCCATGTTCGCCAATCTCGTCTTCGAGGCCATCATCACACAGCTCAACTGGCCCATGGGGTCGGCGCTGTCGCTGGTGCTGCTGATCGTCCTCGGATCCGTGGTCGCCCTCTACAACCGATTTCTCGGTCTCGGGCAGATCGCCAAGAGCCTGAGTTGAGAGAGGCCCACGCGATGACATTCATGCCGTCCGGATGGAGCCTGATCCGCTTCGCCACCATCCTGATCTATCTCTTCATGTTCCTGCCCGTCGCCGTCGTCGTGCTGCTGTCGTTCAACCCCGCGCAGTTCGGCAGCTTCCCGATGGAAGGGCTCAGCACCCATTGGTTCGTCGAACTGTGGAACAACGACGCCATAAGGCGGGCGTTCCGGACCTCGATGATCCTCGGTGCGCTGACAGCCGTGATCTCGACGACGCTGGGCGTGCTGGCGTCGCTGGCGATGGTCCGCTACAACTTCCCCGGAAAGACCATCATCGCCACCGCCGTGATCGCGCCGATCCTGGTACCAGAGGTCGTGCTGGCCGTGGCGCTACTGTTGTTCCTGCAGTTCCTGGGCATCCCGAAGAGCTTCTTCCTGCTGCTCATGGGCCATGTCATCTTCACGCTGCCCTTCGTGGTGCTGGTCGTTCAGGCGCGGTTGGTAGGCGTCCGCCGGGAATACGAAGAAGCAGCGATGAGCCTGGGCGCCAGCCAGATTCAGACGTTTTTCGCGATCACGCTGCCCCTGATCCTGCCAGCAGTCGCGGCGGGCATGCTGTTCGCCTTCACCATCTCGTTCGATGACATCACCGGTACCTTGTTCTGGAAGCCCGGCGGTGTCGAAACCGTACCGACCCAGATCTTCGCGATGCTGCGCAACTCGATCAGCCCGGAGATCAACGCCCTGGGCACCGTGATGATCGTCGTGACCGTAGCCCTACCCCTGCTGGGGGCAGCACTGGCACGCCGCCTGGCCCGCGGGGTCGGCGGATGATGACAAATACAAAAGCAGCGCATCGGGGGCCGCACCGTTCGCGGTCCCGTCCCCCGGCACTCTCGCGCCAACCGTTTTCGAACATCGAGGAGGCTGAAAATCATGGATAATACGAAACGCTATGCACGCTTGCTGGAACGCTACGGCAATGGCGATCTCGACCGGCGGACCTTTCTTGGCCTGCTCGGGGCCTCGGGTATGGCGGCGGGCCTGGTCGGTGGTCCGATGGCAGGCCTTGGCCGCCGCGCGCTCGCAGCCACACCGGATCAGGTCCGGTTCGACGGTTGGGGCGGGGTCGTCTCCGAGGCGTTCCGTCAGCACGCCTTCAATCCGTACACCGAAGCCACCGGCATCGAAGTCGTCGACGGCACCTTCGGTGGTGCGGACGAGTATCTCGCCCGTGTCCGCAGCGGTCAGGAAGGTGAATTCAACCTGGCCCATCTGTCGGGCGTGTTCGACTACGACCGGTATCACAATCTCGGCCTGACCACCGAGTTGAACGAAGACAACATCCCCAATCTTGCCAACGTCATCGTGCGGCTTCAGGACGTTTTCCGGGAAATCACCGGCGGCACCCTGTCGGCAGTGCCCTACAACTACGGCACCACGTCGATTGCCTATAACCGCAAGTTCATCTCGGACGAAGAAGTCCGGGAGAAGGGCGCCAACATCATGGTCGACCCG carries:
- a CDS encoding ABC transporter permease, which translates into the protein MTFMPSGWSLIRFATILIYLFMFLPVAVVVLLSFNPAQFGSFPMEGLSTHWFVELWNNDAIRRAFRTSMILGALTAVISTTLGVLASLAMVRYNFPGKTIIATAVIAPILVPEVVLAVALLLFLQFLGIPKSFFLLLMGHVIFTLPFVVLVVQARLVGVRREYEEAAMSLGASQIQTFFAITLPLILPAVAAGMLFAFTISFDDITGTLFWKPGGVETVPTQIFAMLRNSISPEINALGTVMIVVTVALPLLGAALARRLARGVGG
- a CDS encoding extracellular solute-binding protein translates to MDNTKRYARLLERYGNGDLDRRTFLGLLGASGMAAGLVGGPMAGLGRRALAATPDQVRFDGWGGVVSEAFRQHAFNPYTEATGIEVVDGTFGGADEYLARVRSGQEGEFNLAHLSGVFDYDRYHNLGLTTELNEDNIPNLANVIVRLQDVFREITGGTLSAVPYNYGTTSIAYNRKFISDEEVREKGANIMVDPTYEGKIGGWAEWKTRIWYGALQTGQDPNNIQDMEAVWEKIREHRDLALKYWGSGAELMSLLAEEEIYVTEGWSGRIRALQNEGHDIGYYDPPNGLAWQECIFVLRGSPMEACEELLNFMLEPAVAIAVAEGQSYPPALDPTKVDLGEIVPTLPAFDPTGQMSELTFYNAEYWNSNESEWSPMFSRVQRGF